The Priestia filamentosa genome includes the window AATACAGGATTTTTCCCTTCTTTCTTTTGTCTCTCATAATCTTTTAATACTTTTAGGGCCGTTTTGGTAAGCAGGAAAATACTAAAAAGGTTTAACCAAGCCATAATACCAAAACCTAAGTCACCTAATGCCCAAGCAAATGCAGACGTATTTATACTGCAATAAAAAACAGTGATCAACAACGCTATCCTTAAAACATGTTTAGGCCAAACTAACTTTACTTTTCGATTTCGATTAAGAAAAGCTAAATTTGTATCTGCCATATAAAAGTAAGTTATAAGTGTCGTAAATGCAAAGAATAGAATAGCAATCGCAATGAAAGGAGCGCCAAAGCCCGGGATTACTGATTCAACAGCATTTTGAGTATAAATTGGACCTGGCTCATGATTTCCAAGGTTATTTACAATAGGTTGTTTTCCTTCTGGTGTTACATTATACATACCTGTGACAAGGATCATAAACGCAGTTGCTGAACAAATAATTAATGTATCAATATATACTGAGAAAGCTTGAACTAATCCTTGTTTGGCAGGATGGGACACTTCTGTAGCAGCAGGATAAAATGTTTCACTACCAAACCCAGCTGCATTAGCAAAAGTCCCCCTTTTTACTCCCCATGTAATAGCTGATCCAATAATTCCACCAAACGCAGCATGTGTACCAAAGGCGCTTGTAAAAATAAGCACAAACATTTCAGGAATTTTAGAGGCATTAGCAACTAAAACGATGATACAAACGATAATGTAAGCACTAGCCATAAAGGGAACAATAACCTCAGCTGTTTTTGCAATTCGTTTGACGCCTCCAAAAATAATAAATGAAAGCGCAACCACTAATACGATCCCTGTAAATACTGGCTCTACACCAAATGCAGTATTCATAGCCGAAGCAACAGTATTTACTTGAACACCTGGTATTAAAATGGATGCTACAATCATCGTTATAACAGCAAACAATACTGCTAACCACTTTAGCTTTAAACCTTTTTCAATATAGTAAGGTGTGCCACCTCGAAACTCTCCATCTAATTTTCTTTTATATACTTGCGCAAGCGTTGTTTCAATAAATGAGGTGCATGCTCCTAAACAGGTCATAAACCACATCCAAAATACAGCACCAGGTCCTCCATATGCAATTGCAGTAGCTACCCCTGCGATTGTTCCTACTCCTACCCGACTTGATATAGATAATGCTAAAGCCTGAAAAGAAGATACTCCAGCTTCAGAACTTTTGCTTTCAAATACTAGTTTTATCATATCCTTAAAAAGTCTAAACTGAAGAAAACGAGTAGCAATTGAGTAAAATAAACCTAATCCAAGTAAGGTATAAACCAGTACAGGACTCCAAACATAACTATTTAACCAATTTACTAATGTCTCCATAAAAAATACCCCTCTCATCAATGGAAATCATCTTTTGAAACCTCATTTCTCCTAACAATTCTAGTAAGATGATACACATTTACTTACATACAGTGTTTTTTCTTAGTAATGGCATTCCCATTCATCAATAGATTCTCCTATTCCCCCTCACCTTTTTTCATATTTCTAGCAATATCACTTAATAAAACACTTTAAATTTAACTAAATATTAATAATATTAAGATAATTCACTCACAAAAATTTAACATTAGACAGTGTGTTAAGGATTTCGGTTCCACCATCATACACTGAGATGTTTTCCCATTATGTAAATTGATCATAATTACCTTGAAATCTAAACATTTTATCCGTGGTCTTTATAAATAATTGGTATATTAATAGTGTTAAGAAAATAATGGTGAGGTTGAGATAGAAAATGAAGTAAAGTAATAGATAAAAAAAACGATTTTACTCTATTAAGGAAATCGTTTTAGACATTCAATATGATAAAACGTATGTTTCGTCTTCAAAATTCACATTTAAGAGTAGTAAGGATCGGTAAAAGAATGGTCCTAATCCCTTCATTCTATTACCTATGCACCTATTAATGGCTCTTAAGCAAAGAAAAGCAACCATAATGTATATAATTAAATGATTTTTTTCCATGTTAGAACCTTATTGGTTTTCATCGTATCCTCTTATGTATGAAATGTTGTACTTATTTAAAATAAAAATTAAATTCAATAGAGCTGATACAAAAGAATAGATTGGTATCCTTTTGTATCAGTATATTTTATATTCATCTTACAACTCATATCATTGTTTGCATGATAGAGAGAACAATGTACATCATCTGTTTTGATTTCCTCTTCATTTCTACTACTTTTTAAGATCTTTTAACTACGATTACTTCTACGTTATTACAATTGAGCTATGCTCTCTTTTAACGTTTTAACAATAAACATAAAGTCTTCTTCCGTAATACTTAAAGGAGGAGATAGCTGTAGTATGTTATTATACCCCGCAACGGTGTCGCCGTTTTTACCAACAATCAATCCCTTTTCCTTGCACCTATTGATAACTTGATTTATCTTTGTTATTTCAATTGGTTCTTTCGTTTGTTTATTTTTTACGAATTCAATTCCTAAAAGCAGTCCCTTGCCACGAATATCTCCTACGTTTGGATGTTCTTTTACATCCTCTAATTCAACTAATAAGCGCTCACCTAATTCTCTAGAGCGTTCAATAAGGTTTTCATTTTCTATAATTTCTAGGTTTTTCAGTGCTAGAGCACAAGCAGCTGGGTTTCCTCCAAATGTATTAACGTGACGGAAACGATCATAATCCTCACTACCCATATATGCTTCATAAATTTCTCTTTTGACTGCTGTGGCAGACAAAGGAAGATAAGCACTTGTAAGCCCCTTTGCCATTGTAATGATATCTGGTTGAACTCCATAGTTCATAAATCCAAATGGTTTACCCGTTCGACCAAAGCCACATATAACCTCATCACAAATAAGCAACGCACCGTGGTCTTCACAAATTTCTTTCACTTTCGCCATGTATAAATCTGGAGGCATTAAAATGCCACCGCCCGTAATAATTGGCTCCATAATGACACCCGCAACCGTTTGACTTAATTCCCATGTCATCACACGATCAATTTCCCTGGCACTTGAAAGTGTATTAATATCCTCTGGATTTCGATACGTATCAGGGGGTGCTACGTGTAAAAAGCCTTGTCCTAATGGTTCATATTTGTACTTACGTTGTGCTTGACCTGTTGCAGCAAGTGCCCCCATTGAATTTCCGTGGTAAGCACGGTATCGTGAAATAAATTTATAACGTGCATAATCTCCTTTTTGCTGATGATACTGACGAGCAATCTTAAAGGCTGTTTCATTTGCTTCTGATCCACTATTCGAAAAGAAAATAACATAATCGCCGCCAAGCCATTCATTTAACTTTTCAGCAAGTTTTATCGCCGGAATATGACTTTGAGTTAAAGGGAAATAGGGCATTTCTTCAAGCTGTTCATACGCTGCTTTTGCAAGTTCTTTTCGACCATATCCAACATTCACACACCAAAGACCAGACATCCCATCTAAGTAACGGTTTCCATTAATATCCGTTACCCAAGCTCCTTCTGCTTTGTTAATAATGAGATTTGAAGGATTTGCACTTGCCCCTTTCATAGCATGCCAAAGGTACTTTTCATCTGTTTCTTGTAAGCTTTTCATTCCTTCTGTTACTTGCACAATAATCAACTCCATTCTACCTTTTTATAATTTTATATACTTACCTTAATAGCGAGCAGTAAGCATTTTTTTACGAGTATAGAATTCTACGCCATCTTTACCATTAGCATGAAGATCGCCATAGAAAGATTTCTTATAACCTGAGAATGGGAAGAATGCCATTGGAGCTGGAACGCCTAGATTTACACCTAGCATACCTGCATCGATTTCTTCACGAAATTCACGAATCGCTTTAGCACTATCACTATATAAGCAAGCACCATTAGCAAATTCAGATTTATTTGTGAGCTCAATGGCTTCTTTTAAAGTATCTACCCGAACAATCGATAAGACAGGAGCAAAGATTTCCTCTTGCCAAATTTTCATTTGGGTCTGTACATTGTCAAAGATTGTCGGTCCTACAAAATAACCTTGTTCATTTTCCACGTCTGTTCTTCCATCACGAATGAGAGAAGCTCCTTCATTTTCACCTAACTCAATATACTTCAGCGTACGTTTCTTATGTTCTTCACGAATGACTGGTCCAAGGAATACACCTTCATCTATGCCGTTTCCCATCTTGATTTCGTCTGCTGCTTCCTTTAATCGATTGACTAATTGATCTGCTACTTCTCCCACAGCGACGACAACCGAAGCTGCCATACAACGCTCTCCCGCAGATCCAAACGCAGCACCAATAATATTATCTACCGTAATCTCTAGATCAGCATCTGGCATCACAATGGAATGATTCTTTGCACCAGCAAGAGCTTGTACACGTTTACCATTAGCAGCTGCTCTTTTATAGATATATTCAGCTACAGGTTGAGAACCAACGAAAGATACAGCCTTTATATCCTCATTATCTAAGATGCCGTTTACCACATCGTGGGCTCCATGGACGATATTTAATACGCCATCCGGAAGTCCTGCTTCTTGAAACAATTCAGCTAAGCGATTCGCCAATAATGGTGTTCTTTCAGATGGCTTTAATACAAACGTATTTCCGCACGCAATAGCAAGTGGGAACATCCAGCACGGCACCATCATAGGGAAGTTAAATGGCGTTATTCCTCCAATTACACCAATCGGATAGCGATACATTCCAGATTCAACGCCAGTAGCAATATCAGGGAGTTGCTCACCCATCATTAAAGTTGGTGCTCCTGCCGCAAATTCCACACATTCAATTCCACGCAAGACTTCTCCATAAGCTTCGTTGTAGCTCTTTCCGTTTTCTAAAGTAACAAGCTTTGCTAACTCACCCCAATGTTCAACTAATAATTGTTGATAACGAAACAGAATACGAGCACGCTTAGGAACAGAAACCTTTTTCCACTTTTTAAAAGCCTCTTTAGCAACAGAAACAGCATGATCTAATTCCTGTTGAGTCGAGAAAGGGACACGAGCTATAATTTCTCCTGTAGCTGGATTAGGAACTTCTTCTATTTGTTGAGTTTGAGATTCTATCCATTCTCCTCCTATGTAGTTCTTTAATGTTTGAATAGTTTTTGTTGATTCCATTAAAAACCCTCCTGTTTTCAAAATATAAAAGATTGTTTGAACTTATTATATTTTTCATAACCTCTTCTATCATTGGACACTGTGTAAAATATTCAGGCGGTTTTTTCTGCAATATAAGCTTTATAATTTATAATTTTTTTACATGTTGTCATATAAAAAAAGAAACCCTGTTCGTGGGTTTCTTTACAAATTATGAAGATTTAAATTTAGAAATATATTCATATGAAAACTTAGATGCAGAAGCATATTCATAGGCAGAAATAGAAGCTTCAATTGCTTGGCGTTTATAAGGTTCCATAAAATCTCTTCCAATTAATTCGTACAGCCGATCAAGTCGGTGGTAAAGTGTTTGACGAACAATATGAAGTTGTTCAGCTGTTTCTTTCTTTGCACCTTTACATTGCAAATATACTTTTAAAGTTTTTAATAATTCTCCATTATTTTGTTGATCATGTAGGAGAACAGGTCCTATATAATCATGAATAAACTCATGCAGAACCCCTTGACTATTAGCTGCCAAAACAAGGCGGAAAATGTATAAGTCTTCATAAAAGTAATTAAGCAATTCGTTTGGCATCTTCTCGCGCAGACTCATTGTTTCCTTTGCAGTATGATAACTACTTTTAACATAATCTAAATTATTCACGAATTTTCCTACGCTAAACTCAAGGTGGGACAGTTTCTGTTTTTTGATAAACTCAGATCCTTTTAAATGGTCAATGACTTCCTGTACTCTATATTTAAAATCGTTATCCTTACGATTGTTAAGAAGAATAAAAATAATTGTATCCTTCTCAATGTGTGTTAAGAGAAAAATTCCTTTACGTTCGAAAATAGAACGAGTATATAATTTAAAATAATTAAATTCTGAAGTTACTTTATTTAGGTTCTCTGCCTTGCAAAGTAAGACAGTGCATCCGTTCGGTCTAAGGTTAGGATCGATTTCTAAAAGATATTTATGGATTTGCTCTTCACTATTTTTGCCCGCCAACCAGGTTCGAACCCATTCCCCTTCTTCCGTTTTTCTTTGTTCTTCAATATAGAGTTCACGCAGAAGACTTTGAGCTAATGCTATAGCACTACGATCTAGAATTAGAGAGTCAAATTCGGTAATTTCCTCTCTTTCTGAAACAATAAATAAATCCGCAAAAGTATGATCTAAAGCTTGTACAGATTGATGAGCAATATGTAGATTTGAGGTAACTTCCCCTGTTTGAAGAGCTTGAAGTATTTTTTCTTGTTCCATAGGGGTTTTTCTAGGAATGACTTGGATTTCACCTTGATTAGAAATGTAGAATACAGTTACTTTTAAATAACCATGTAAAAATTCCAAAATCTTTTTATGGGGATCAGGAGAGAGAAGTAATTGATTTAAATTGCTTGAATACTCCTCTAAATCTTCAAGTATTTGATAATGTTTTTTGATTAATAAACTATGAACCTCTTGGGTAATATCAATAAATTTTACTTTTTTAAAGAAAACGATGATTGGGAAATCATAGGAATTAGCTAAATCTATAATCTTTTGAGGAATTTTTGATATGTAAGTTCCTAGTTCTATACACAGTCCAGCAGCATTAGCATTAATAGATTGCTGAACTAACGAGTAAAAGGAGTTATGATCCTCTTTCCACCCTACTCCCGTAGAAAGGATAAGTTCATTACCATGTAAAAGGTTTTGAATAGATGTTACTTCTAAAACATGAACCCACCTAATAAGTCGATGGATACCAGCTTCTCCCCCTATTACTTTTGCATCTTCAAAATGTTGAGTTTGTAAAATTTCCTGTACCGACAATTTCCCCTCAAAATTCATTGAAATCCCCCCTTGATTAATATCTCAAAACATAGAATAAGTTCGTATAACTTGTATGAATTTTTAGAATTTTAAACTTGTACTATTCTTCATGTTCATACGACTAAATGTTTTATAGCTATTTTGAATTTAATATGATTTAGATATTTATTATATTAATAAATTTCTATACATATTCAACACAGAGGGCATATGTTCTAACACACTTTCTAAATACACCCCACTAACTCTTTAAATAAAAGAATTTCATTATTAAAACAGGATGCTTATCAATATAAATTATACAGCTTAAATTTAATTAAAAGCGCTTACAATTTATATTTTAAAATAACAATAAAGCTTTATATCTCTATTCAAAAGGAATACATATTGATTTATTTAATTGATCCATTCATTGTTAATAGCCCTTATAGAGTCAATGAATTATTTCTAGTATAACTTGACTATTTCACATTAGTAAAATGAATGTTTATAATATAATACATAAGAATAACTTATATAAAAGGAGAATATCATGACCTTAAGTAGATTTGAAGTCTTTTACACGATCGTGCAATGCGGTAGTTTAACAAAAGCTGCAGAGATATTAAAGTTAACACAACCTGGCATAAGTCACGCTATTACGAGTCTTGAAAATGAGTTAGGCTTTTCTTTAATTACTCGAAATCGGTCAGGTATTCATTTAACACATAATGGTGAACATATGCTTCCATATATTCGTGATATTCTAATTTTAAATAATACAATTAAGCAGGAAGCTGCAGCAATAAATGGATTAGAAGTTGGAGTAGTAAGAGTAGGCTCATTTACTAGTGTTGCCACTCAATGGTTGCCCTATATCATAAAAGAGTTTCAAGATGATTATGAGGGTATTGAAATAAAATTACTTGAAGGGGATTATTCTACATTAGAAAAGTGGATTTCAACAGGCATAATTGATTGTAGTTTCCTTGTTTCACCTTCATCTAAGTCTTTTGAATTTCGACCATTGAAAAAAGATAAAATGGTTTGTATCCTGTCAAACGAGCACCCTCTTTCTAGACAAGATAAAATCTCTTTTGAGCAAATAGAAAGAGAACCCCTCATCATGCCTAAAGAATCTTGGGATAATGAGACACGTCAGATTTTCCGGGAAAATAACATCAAGCCCAAGGTGAAATTTGAAGTTTCCGATGATCAAGCCATTATGGCGATGGTCCAAAATAATTTAGGTATTAGTGTCCGCCCAGAAATGACGCTAACTCATATTCCTGATAATGTGCATGTTGCTAAGTTAGAGAAAGATTGTTTTCGGCTTATCGGTATCGCTGCTAAGCCCAACAGTTCTCCCGCAACTAAAACATTTATCAAGTATGTTTATTCGTGGGTAGAAAAACATCATTTTTTAGATATTTGATTTTACAGATATTAATAGTTGTATTCTTCTTAGGAAAGGAACCTAACATTATTACTATATTTTTTATAACTAAATGAAGTGAAAAGCACGATCATTACGTCCTTAATATTTATTTAAAAGCTCGTAACGTTTTTCAATACGCTTTTCAATCTTTTCCAAAGCTTGCTTATCTTGAAGTAATGCCTCCCTGTTTTCTTTTACTAATTCTTTAAACGTCTTTTTATTTTTAAGTTGTCTATTTATCATCTCAGTCTCCTTATGTTTTATAGAAAATGCTTATGAAATCATAACTTTAGGCTTACTTATTTTATTAGCTTCATAAAGATAAAAATTAACAAATTTCTTTTATTTCAAATAAAGAAATAGAATAGATTTGCTGATTTTTATCTTTTATAAAAAGGGTTTGTTGAGACAAGTCTAGCTGATGAACCTTTCCTTTACACGTTTGTAAGAGTCCATTTCTACAATAAATAACGGTAAGTGAATGTTTGCTCGTGAGTTTTTTTAAAAACATCTATATCTCTCCTTTTTGTTGCATTAGTCACTATTCTTTTGATTTTCAACCTCTTCAAACAAATTATATTTTTAATACCCTGTTTTATCATTAGACTGTATGTAAGTTTTTTCTAAGAATTCTTTCTACATTGTGACTGAAGTAATTAAAAAATAAGTTATGAAAGTAAAAAACACAAAGAAAATTCTAAATAATGATTCTTCAGCGTATTTAATTGCATTTCTAGTAGGTCTGTGTAAAAATAAGCATTTCAAAAAGGGTTTATTCCGCTTGATTGTTAGACCAAAAAGTGAAAAAGAAATTACTCACTCTGAATATGAAATAGCATTACTAAAGTTGGAAATACAGGAGTTGATATAGATGATTACAGCTGAGAAAAACATAGTGAAATTTAAAGCAAAAGATGGACGTGAGGTGACTATTCGTCCTGCGCAAGCAAGTGATGCAGAGCACATTACAACGGCAGTCAGAGAAATTATTGAAGCTGGGGAATTTATTCAAAAAGATGAACCACGTACAATTCAAGAAGAGCAAAATTTCATTGCGGAAGTAGAACAGAACAATCATATGTACGTTGTAGCTGAAGTAGAAGGAGAAGTGCTAGGTATTGCTCGTGTTCTAAGAGGCGAAATTAAAATGAAGCGTCATACAGGTCTCTTCCGTACATGGCTGATTTCCAAAGCACAAGGAATGGGGATTGGCAAGCAATTTATGAACTATACACTAAATTGGTGTATAGAAAATAACCTTCATAAGCTATCCTTAACCGTTTTTGCTTCTAATGAGGTAGCATATCAATTATATAAAAAAGTTGGGTTCGAACAAGAAGGTATTATGAAAGAACAAGCCTATTTTCATAATGAATATGTAGATGAAATTTATATGTCTATCTTCTTTTCCTAAGTGAAACAAACCTATTTTAATCAATTTATAAAGAAGACCCTTACGTTAAGGGTCTTCTTGTTATTTAAAAGGATTGAGAAAAAAGTCTTCCAATGCCCTATAATTTTCTTGTTCAATTGTTTCATAGAAACGACGAACTAATTCTTCATTTGCTTGGACTGACATTTTTATTTCTTCTTCCCTTTTACTTAAAAGATGTATTCTTCTCCATCCTCTGGAACTTCAATACGAGAAGACATATCTTTATCTTGAATAAAGGTGTGTAAATCTTCACGAGACAATCCCCAGTGGTTGACAGCTTCCATGTGAACGACAACAATTTGAGCGTTCGATGCTGCTTTGTATACTTCATATATATCCGCTTTTCCCATAACAAGAGAACCACCTTCAAAGAATTGATTATTGCCCCCGTTGACTACGATGATTTCTGGGTTATGCTTACTAATCTCTTCTTGAACCCCGTCATACCATACTGTATCTCCTGCTACATATAATGTTTTCTCACTTGAATGTTTGAAAACAACTCCACATACTAAACCTGCAAGCTTTAAAATTTCTCCTCTTCCATGCTCGCCTTTTGTTTTGACTAATCCAATACCTTCAAAAATTGTATCCTCTGTTAACACCTCTATATTTTGAAAACCGGCATTTTTAACTTCTTCCTCATCTTCTTCATTTTGCACAAACACTTTAATGTCTTTCGGCAGCACTTCTTTAGCCGCTTCGTCAAAGTGATCTAAATGAAGGTGAGTCAAAATAACGGCATCAATTCCATTTATAATATCGTCAACAGATGTGGGTAAGCTCACTAAAGGATTCTTTTCGTCTTGTCTTGGAGAATTTGGGAAAGGAGGGTATGTTCCTTTCTCAGCTAACATTGGATCAATTAAGAATTTTTTATTTGCATATTCTACAACTAATGTTGCATTTCGAATGTGTTTAATATTCATGGTTACTAACTCCTTTTTTTTAATATACGGATAGTTTATACTAGGAACACATAGCGAATACAGGGATAAAATCAAGTCTTTTGGCCGTTTCACTTGATTTTTGAAAGGATTTGAATACATGTTAGATCATACAGATATGCATATATTAGAAGAACTATCTAAGAACAGCCGCATCAAGATGAAAGAGTTAGGTGAGAAAGTTCATTTGACAGGACAAGCAGCCGCTTCTAGAGTAGCTAAATTAGAAGATAGCGGTGTGATTGAAGGATATACCATCAAAGTAAATGATGTGAAAATGGGATACTCTGTTCATGCATTAATTAATATTTATACTAAAGATACTCATCATCAGCCATATCTCTCTTTTGTAAAGAAGCAAGAAAAATATGTGATTAATAATTATAAGATTAGCGGAGATGGTTGTTATCTTCTCGAATGTAAATTCTCATCCAATGAATCATTAGATCAGTTTCTTATCGAATTAAACAAACATGTTAACTACAAATTATCAATTGTTGTTAATAAACAATAGGGTATTGATTACTACAGAATTTTTTACTGAGAAGAGAAAGTGAATGTACACTCGAAGAAATAAGGGGTATCAAGATTTCTTTAGTACATAAGCTATAGTCTAAAAAATTTATATAGAGCCTGTTAATTTCATTTATGTAATATAACCTTAACATTTATTTATTATAATTAAGAATTTTAATAGACGTCTTATAAATAGTTACCATTAAACTAATAAAGTTGTTGTCTCCAATCTTGACTCGGAAACAACAACTCTATTCATAGAAAACCAAGAAATAGTTACCATAAGACAAAGGCAAATAAGAACAGTAAACAATCGCGTACGTTTATGTATTGATATCAGTCTTTTGGATTAATCATAGCTAACACTTGATGATCTCTCCACTTTCCATTTACCTTAAGGTTTTGTCTAGCAATTCCTTCTTTATGAAAGCCTGCTTTTTCTAGTACACGTATAGAACCAATATTATGAGGTTGTACTCCAGCTTCTATTCGATGTAACTTCAATTCGCCAAATGCATAATTTACAATTAACTTTGTAGCCTCAGTCGTAAGTCCTCTGCCGTTATATTTTTCGTCTAAAAAATAGCCAATAACAGCACTTTGAGATGACCCTCGGATAATATGAAAAAGATTAATCGTCCCTACTAGTTTGTCCTCACCATTTTCAAAGATACCAAAATAATAGTCTTGATCTTGTTTTACATGTTCAGCAGCTTCTTTAATTCTTTTCACTTGACCTTCAATTGTATAGAAGTCACCACTGCGGGTCATGGCAAACTGTTCAAAAAAATTGCGGTTCTCTTTTTGCAAATCTAGCAATGATTGAGCATCATCAGTGGTAAATGGGCGTAGATGTATATTTTCTCCTTTAATCATGGACTTCTCCTTTTCGATTTGTAAGTTTAT containing:
- a CDS encoding Lrp/AsnC family transcriptional regulator; the protein is MLDHTDMHILEELSKNSRIKMKELGEKVHLTGQAAASRVAKLEDSGVIEGYTIKVNDVKMGYSVHALINIYTKDTHHQPYLSFVKKQEKYVINNYKISGDGCYLLECKFSSNESLDQFLIELNKHVNYKLSIVVNKQ
- a CDS encoding alanine/glycine:cation symporter family protein — its product is METLVNWLNSYVWSPVLVYTLLGLGLFYSIATRFLQFRLFKDMIKLVFESKSSEAGVSSFQALALSISSRVGVGTIAGVATAIAYGGPGAVFWMWFMTCLGACTSFIETTLAQVYKRKLDGEFRGGTPYYIEKGLKLKWLAVLFAVITMIVASILIPGVQVNTVASAMNTAFGVEPVFTGIVLVVALSFIIFGGVKRIAKTAEVIVPFMASAYIIVCIIVLVANASKIPEMFVLIFTSAFGTHAAFGGIIGSAITWGVKRGTFANAAGFGSETFYPAATEVSHPAKQGLVQAFSVYIDTLIICSATAFMILVTGMYNVTPEGKQPIVNNLGNHEPGPIYTQNAVESVIPGFGAPFIAIAILFFAFTTLITYFYMADTNLAFLNRNRKVKLVWPKHVLRIALLITVFYCSINTSAFAWALGDLGFGIMAWLNLFSIFLLTKTALKVLKDYERQKKEGKNPVFDPTKVGISDAEFWEKESLEKEDAERKDRKVISS
- a CDS encoding GNAT family N-acetyltransferase; this encodes MITAEKNIVKFKAKDGREVTIRPAQASDAEHITTAVREIIEAGEFIQKDEPRTIQEEQNFIAEVEQNNHMYVVAEVEGEVLGIARVLRGEIKMKRHTGLFRTWLISKAQGMGIGKQFMNYTLNWCIENNLHKLSLTVFASNEVAYQLYKKVGFEQEGIMKEQAYFHNEYVDEIYMSIFFS
- a CDS encoding CoA-acylating methylmalonate-semialdehyde dehydrogenase, with the protein product MESTKTIQTLKNYIGGEWIESQTQQIEEVPNPATGEIIARVPFSTQQELDHAVSVAKEAFKKWKKVSVPKRARILFRYQQLLVEHWGELAKLVTLENGKSYNEAYGEVLRGIECVEFAAGAPTLMMGEQLPDIATGVESGMYRYPIGVIGGITPFNFPMMVPCWMFPLAIACGNTFVLKPSERTPLLANRLAELFQEAGLPDGVLNIVHGAHDVVNGILDNEDIKAVSFVGSQPVAEYIYKRAAANGKRVQALAGAKNHSIVMPDADLEITVDNIIGAAFGSAGERCMAASVVVAVGEVADQLVNRLKEAADEIKMGNGIDEGVFLGPVIREEHKKRTLKYIELGENEGASLIRDGRTDVENEQGYFVGPTIFDNVQTQMKIWQEEIFAPVLSIVRVDTLKEAIELTNKSEFANGACLYSDSAKAIREFREEIDAGMLGVNLGVPAPMAFFPFSGYKKSFYGDLHANGKDGVEFYTRKKMLTARY
- a CDS encoding FbpB family small basic protein, with translation MINRQLKNKKTFKELVKENREALLQDKQALEKIEKRIEKRYELLNKY
- a CDS encoding aspartate aminotransferase family protein, which encodes MQVTEGMKSLQETDEKYLWHAMKGASANPSNLIINKAEGAWVTDINGNRYLDGMSGLWCVNVGYGRKELAKAAYEQLEEMPYFPLTQSHIPAIKLAEKLNEWLGGDYVIFFSNSGSEANETAFKIARQYHQQKGDYARYKFISRYRAYHGNSMGALAATGQAQRKYKYEPLGQGFLHVAPPDTYRNPEDINTLSSAREIDRVMTWELSQTVAGVIMEPIITGGGILMPPDLYMAKVKEICEDHGALLICDEVICGFGRTGKPFGFMNYGVQPDIITMAKGLTSAYLPLSATAVKREIYEAYMGSEDYDRFRHVNTFGGNPAACALALKNLEIIENENLIERSRELGERLLVELEDVKEHPNVGDIRGKGLLLGIEFVKNKQTKEPIEITKINQVINRCKEKGLIVGKNGDTVAGYNNILQLSPPLSITEEDFMFIVKTLKESIAQL
- a CDS encoding YolD-like family protein, with amino-acid sequence MFLKKLTSKHSLTVIYCRNGLLQTCKGKVHQLDLSQQTLFIKDKNQQIYSISLFEIKEIC
- a CDS encoding LysR family transcriptional regulator: MTLSRFEVFYTIVQCGSLTKAAEILKLTQPGISHAITSLENELGFSLITRNRSGIHLTHNGEHMLPYIRDILILNNTIKQEAAAINGLEVGVVRVGSFTSVATQWLPYIIKEFQDDYEGIEIKLLEGDYSTLEKWISTGIIDCSFLVSPSSKSFEFRPLKKDKMVCILSNEHPLSRQDKISFEQIEREPLIMPKESWDNETRQIFRENNIKPKVKFEVSDDQAIMAMVQNNLGISVRPEMTLTHIPDNVHVAKLEKDCFRLIGIAAKPNSSPATKTFIKYVYSWVEKHHFLDI
- a CDS encoding GNAT family N-acetyltransferase yields the protein MIKGENIHLRPFTTDDAQSLLDLQKENRNFFEQFAMTRSGDFYTIEGQVKRIKEAAEHVKQDQDYYFGIFENGEDKLVGTINLFHIIRGSSQSAVIGYFLDEKYNGRGLTTEATKLIVNYAFGELKLHRIEAGVQPHNIGSIRVLEKAGFHKEGIARQNLKVNGKWRDHQVLAMINPKD
- a CDS encoding PucR family transcriptional regulator, with product MNFEGKLSVQEILQTQHFEDAKVIGGEAGIHRLIRWVHVLEVTSIQNLLHGNELILSTGVGWKEDHNSFYSLVQQSINANAAGLCIELGTYISKIPQKIIDLANSYDFPIIVFFKKVKFIDITQEVHSLLIKKHYQILEDLEEYSSNLNQLLLSPDPHKKILEFLHGYLKVTVFYISNQGEIQVIPRKTPMEQEKILQALQTGEVTSNLHIAHQSVQALDHTFADLFIVSEREEITEFDSLILDRSAIALAQSLLRELYIEEQRKTEEGEWVRTWLAGKNSEEQIHKYLLEIDPNLRPNGCTVLLCKAENLNKVTSEFNYFKLYTRSIFERKGIFLLTHIEKDTIIFILLNNRKDNDFKYRVQEVIDHLKGSEFIKKQKLSHLEFSVGKFVNNLDYVKSSYHTAKETMSLREKMPNELLNYFYEDLYIFRLVLAANSQGVLHEFIHDYIGPVLLHDQQNNGELLKTLKVYLQCKGAKKETAEQLHIVRQTLYHRLDRLYELIGRDFMEPYKRQAIEASISAYEYASASKFSYEYISKFKSS
- a CDS encoding MBL fold metallo-hydrolase — protein: MNIKHIRNATLVVEYANKKFLIDPMLAEKGTYPPFPNSPRQDEKNPLVSLPTSVDDIINGIDAVILTHLHLDHFDEAAKEVLPKDIKVFVQNEEDEEEVKNAGFQNIEVLTEDTIFEGIGLVKTKGEHGRGEILKLAGLVCGVVFKHSSEKTLYVAGDTVWYDGVQEEISKHNPEIIVVNGGNNQFFEGGSLVMGKADIYEVYKAASNAQIVVVHMEAVNHWGLSREDLHTFIQDKDMSSRIEVPEDGEEYIF